Sequence from the Mycobacterium florentinum genome:
CACCGCTGCGCCTGAGCCGATGTGGTATCGACGGCCCGGTGGTAGGAGCCGAGGTCGTAGTACGGCTCGACGTCGCCGCGTGGGAGCGCCACATCGCCGACGATAACCTAAGCGGGCGAGTCGTTCTCGGCGTCGGCCACTGTCAACGGCAAAGCCAGGTCTTCCAGCGCGCGCTGCTCGGCCGCGATGCCGAGCCATAGCTCGACCAGGCCCGCGACCGCCATCACGATCGCTCCGATCAGGAACGACCACAGCACCTGACCCCGATCGCCCGAATTGATCAGCTCACCGAACAGCACGGGGCCGGTGATGCCGCCGATCGCGGTACCCACCGCGTAGAAGAACGCGATCGCCAGCGCCCGGGTCTCCATCGGAAAGATTTCGCTGACGGTAAGGTAGGCCGCGCTGGCACCCGCCGAGGCCAGGAAGAACGCTGACGCGAGCACGGCGATGAACGTCCACACACCGCCGGTGTGGTTCACGAACACCACCCCGAGAACAACCGCGATGACCGCGGAGCCGATGTAGGTCGCGGTGATCATCGGTTTGCGGCCGATGGTGTCGAACAGCCGCCCGAGAATCAACGGACCGAGGAAATTGCTCATCGCCCACAAGATGAAGAACACCGGCACTTTTCCGGAGGGAATGCCGTAGAAGCCGCTCAACAGCGTGCCCAGGTTGAACGTCACGCCGTTGTACAGGAAGGCCTGACCGATGAACAGCGCGAGGCCGAGGACCGCACGTTTGGGATAGAGCTTGAACGCCACCCGGGCGATCTCCACAAACGGAATTGCCTGGCGCTGACGAATTTTCAGCGGCTCGCCGTGCGGCTCGGGCAGCGGCTGCCCGGTTTCTCGCTGCACGTCTTGTTCGATCTCGCCGACGATCCGCTCGGCTTCCTCGTCGCGTCCGTGAATGAACAGCCAGCGCGGGCTTTCCGGAACGTTGCGCCGGACCAGCAGGACGAAGATGCCGAAGATGGCTCCGATGCCGAAGGCGAGCCGCCAGCCGATGTTCGCCGGGAAGTTCGACGTGTCCAGCAGGACCAGCGCGCCGGCGGCGCCGGCCGCCGAACCCAGCCAGTAGGTGCCGTTGATGATCAGGTCGACGCGGCCGCGAACCCGCGCCGGAATCAACTCGTCGATCGCGGAGTTGATCGCCGCGTATTCACCGCCTATGCCGGCGCCGGTGAAAAAGCGCGCGACGAAGAAATACCAAGGCGCAAAGGCGAATGCGGTGGCGACGGTGGCGACCAGGTAGACCGCCAACGTCGCGATGAACAGATTGCGCCGCCCAAACCGGTCGGTCAGGTGGCCGAAGACCAACGCGCCCAGGCATGCCCCGGTGATGTAGATCGCCGCCGCGTAGCCGATCTGCGCCGGGTCGAGCTCGATGCCGCTGCCCTTCTCGGTGAGCCGCGCCGACACGTTGCCCACCATCGTGACCTCGAGCCCATCGAGGACCCACACCCCGCCGAGCCCCACCACGACACGCCAGTGAAATCGCGACCACGGCAGCCGGTCCAGTCGCGCCGGAACCTGCGTCGTGATGGTTTTCGTCTGCGCGCCCGGGCTCATGCTGTCTCCGTTCTCGGCGGTGGATACAGAGATACCGCAACCGCACGTCGCACGCCGCAGAAGGGGCCGTTCGCGTCTGCGTAGCGGCCCGCGTGAGAAATGCCGAAATCCCGGGCCGCGCGCAGCGCGTGACCGATCTGGACGGTGATGCGTCGTCGCTATCCGCTGACATGGTCGGGCGGTCGAGGTGTGCCTGGCATCCTCGCGGACCCTACCAGTGCGCGACCTCGCCGCTGGTCAGCGCGGCAGGACAGGTCTGGCGCTCAGGCCGAGGGGTGCGCGGGAGCGACGACGGGAGGGAATTCGGGTCGCAGCGAGGTGTTCAGATCCTCCTGCTCGATGCGTGCCC
This genomic interval carries:
- a CDS encoding MFS transporter, with product MSPGAQTKTITTQVPARLDRLPWSRFHWRVVVGLGGVWVLDGLEVTMVGNVSARLTEKGSGIELDPAQIGYAAAIYITGACLGALVFGHLTDRFGRRNLFIATLAVYLVATVATAFAFAPWYFFVARFFTGAGIGGEYAAINSAIDELIPARVRGRVDLIINGTYWLGSAAGAAGALVLLDTSNFPANIGWRLAFGIGAIFGIFVLLVRRNVPESPRWLFIHGRDEEAERIVGEIEQDVQRETGQPLPEPHGEPLKIRQRQAIPFVEIARVAFKLYPKRAVLGLALFIGQAFLYNGVTFNLGTLLSGFYGIPSGKVPVFFILWAMSNFLGPLILGRLFDTIGRKPMITATYIGSAVIAVVLGVVFVNHTGGVWTFIAVLASAFFLASAGASAAYLTVSEIFPMETRALAIAFFYAVGTAIGGITGPVLFGELINSGDRGQVLWSFLIGAIVMAVAGLVELWLGIAAEQRALEDLALPLTVADAENDSPA